Genomic DNA from Candidatus Omnitrophota bacterium:
AGATCGCGAACGCGATGATGATGAAATCTACGGTCGCCTGGAGGAAACTCCCGTAGTTGAGCGTGACCGCGTCCTTGAGTTTCCCATCGGCGCCCATCTCGGCCGCTTTCATGGTCAACTTCAAATCCTTAAAATTGACCCCGCCCAAGATCAGCCCGATGGGGGGCATGAGAATGTCGCTGACCACGGAGGAAACGATCTTGCCGAACGCGCCGCCGATGATGATGCCGACCGCCATGTCCACAACGTTGCCGCGCATGGCGAATTGCTTGAATTCCTGAACGATTTTCATGGCTGGACTCCTTGACGAGCCGTTTTATTGACCGAGACTCCCCATTTTCTTCTCCAACTCCGCCTTCATCTCAGCGGCCTTCTTTTCCGCCAGGGCCTTGATTTCGGCCTGGGCCTTCTCCAGAATACTCTTGGCTTCCGCGGAATTCTGGTCGACCTGCGAGAGGACGTGATTGGCCAGCTTCATGGCATCCTCATATTTCTGGCTGCTCAAAAACGCGTTGGCTTCGCTCACGAGGAATTTCGCTTTTTCATCCACCGTTGCCATGGCCGAGGATTGCTGAATGGCGGCGCCGGCATCAGCCGACTTTGGCTTCTGCGCGCACCCGGTCAAACCCAGGGTAAAAACGACTGCGGTCACCACGAGATACGAAGCGGCTGTCTTCATGGAAGGCCCTCCTCTGTTGATGATCTTGGATATGAAAATCTCTATCGAAAGAGTAATCATACACCCTCTCCCCAAAAAACACTAATCAATTTTGGACAGGCCCTGGAGCGGCGAGGAATCCACCGGGGATTATTGAAATTTGATGACGAACGTAAAGTCCGCTTCCTGGGAAGGGCTGCGGGGCTGAGTATGCCAAAGACTGGCATGGATCTCCGCCGGAAGGGATTCAACCCAAAAATCCAATTCCGGCTCGAAGGGGCTGGCGTTGTTGCATCCGCCGGGGTAATGGCAGCTCTGGCCCAGATGGACAAAACTGTCCAATTTCGACGGCGTACGCGTCAGCTGGCCCATCTTGAATTGCACCCTGGCCGATTCGCTCGGAGAAACCCAGGCATACTCATAACCAAAATCCCGGGCATTATAGCTTCCCAGCATCAACAACGGTTTGTAAAAATCGCCGGAAGAGAACCCCGCCTTTTGTTTTTCCTGGAGAAATCCGCTGTAATCATAGATCGCCACGGCCTTGCGTTCGATGGGGAACCATTCGAGCGAAACCGCCTGCAGATAGATCGGATCACAATTCTCCCCCCGGCGGAAAGCGGAACATTCATCGGCCCACAGGAGAAGAAACGGATTCATCCAGAACCGGCTCTCCTCCGACTCCCCTTCGATGCTTTTCTCGCCGTCGGCATAGCAATACTGCCCCTTCAGCCCCCACCAGGGCCTGCCGTCCATGATGTTGCCGAACAGGTGCAGAGACGGCGTGTACT
This window encodes:
- the mscL gene encoding large-conductance mechanosensitive channel protein MscL encodes the protein MKIVQEFKQFAMRGNVVDMAVGIIIGGAFGKIVSSVVSDILMPPIGLILGGVNFKDLKLTMKAAEMGADGKLKDAVTLNYGSFLQATVDFIIIAFAIFMMIKLMNTLEKKEEAKPAPPAPPTKQELLLSEIRDLLKHQ